The following proteins are co-located in the Calorimonas adulescens genome:
- a CDS encoding sugar-binding transcriptional regulator, producing the protein MNHIIEMQKRILPELVNVAEKRYLILYTIYYNQPIGRRLLSSVTGMTERVIRDEVDILKGQGLISISGEGMRVTKDGVDVLESLRDFIHDLKGLPELEKQIRDRLCIKNITIVPGDVGKNHFLLNEMGKKAANILTGMLHDDMIIAVAGGSSVAALAEVLSVDKTYRNLMVVPARGGLGREVEFQANTITATLSKKLNANYRFLHIPDDISSDALKILINEQGIRETIDYVKRADVLIYGIGRADVMAKRRHLSDSIKKLLNDAGAVAETMGYYFNINGQIVYTAGTISLDIDELLRLPHKLAISGGASKAEAILASCRVIPPESLIIDEGAARRIIELINSP; encoded by the coding sequence ATGAATCATATTATAGAAATGCAGAAGAGGATCCTGCCAGAGCTGGTAAATGTTGCAGAGAAGAGGTACCTTATTTTATATACAATATATTATAATCAACCTATAGGAAGGCGGCTCTTGAGCAGTGTTACAGGTATGACAGAAAGGGTTATAAGAGATGAGGTGGATATTTTAAAGGGACAGGGTTTAATATCTATCTCAGGTGAAGGGATGAGGGTAACAAAGGATGGGGTGGATGTATTGGAGTCCCTGAGGGATTTTATCCATGACCTTAAAGGGCTGCCAGAGTTAGAAAAGCAGATTCGTGACAGGTTATGTATAAAAAATATCACTATAGTACCGGGTGATGTAGGGAAAAATCACTTTCTTTTAAATGAAATGGGAAAAAAGGCAGCTAACATTTTAACTGGAATGCTTCATGACGATATGATAATAGCTGTGGCTGGCGGTTCATCTGTTGCTGCCTTGGCTGAGGTGCTATCCGTAGATAAGACATATAGGAATCTGATGGTAGTGCCTGCAAGAGGCGGCCTTGGCCGTGAAGTGGAGTTTCAGGCAAATACAATTACTGCCACACTTAGCAAAAAACTAAATGCTAATTATAGATTTTTGCATATACCAGATGATATCAGCTCGGATGCGCTTAAGATTCTTATAAATGAGCAGGGCATTCGAGAAACCATAGATTATGTGAAAAGAGCGGATGTTTTAATATATGGAATTGGACGAGCCGACGTTATGGCTAAAAGAAGGCATCTGAGTGACTCTATTAAAAAGTTGCTTAATGATGCCGGAGCAGTTGCTGAGACAATGGGTTATTATTTCAACATCAATGGCCAGATTGTATATACCGCAGGTACTATAAGTTTAGATATTGATGAGCTTTTGAGGTTGCCTCATAAACTGGCGATATCCGGTGGTGCTTCAAAGGCAGAGGCAATACTGGCATCATGCAGGGTAATCCCACCGGAAAGCCTTATTATAGATGAGGGTGCCGCACGAAGGATAATTGAGTTAATTAATTCACCATAA
- the rpoN gene encoding RNA polymerase factor sigma-54 yields the protein MAVDMNLILNQTQKLIMTPELKQALNILQLNVLELSQYIEEQLEINPILEASEDDSMDIIEWSDYISQNNPGESRYDDDEEDISFESYVPSVPSLREHLMFQLHLTPVTMRTKRVCQYIIDSLDENGYLSSVSLSDIAMYLHENMFIVEKALGIVQEFDPPGVGARDLKECLLLQLKAKGVLNDDIVYLIEHHLKDVAENKLTAIARKMNIDVSQVQHMIDILKTLNPRPGCNFTGYNDMRYIVPDAIIKEVRGNFEIIINDSVIPRLRINKFYRELLLNNSRNSEEFKYLNEKLQSAFWLIKNIEQRKTTLYNVIKAIVEYQRDFFSSGVSGLRPLTLKQIARTCGIHESTVSRATNGKYVDTPKGVFELKFFFKNGVSHEDGEVSSEVIKNLISEIIATESPRSPLSDLTITELLRERGIDISRRTVAKYRDEMGIPSSNRRKRFD from the coding sequence ATGGCGGTGGATATGAACCTGATATTAAACCAAACTCAAAAATTAATAATGACCCCCGAACTTAAACAGGCACTCAATATCCTGCAGCTTAACGTTCTGGAGTTAAGCCAGTATATAGAAGAACAACTGGAAATCAATCCAATCCTGGAGGCCTCTGAGGATGACAGTATGGATATAATTGAATGGAGCGATTATATAAGCCAGAATAATCCAGGAGAGAGCAGATATGATGATGACGAAGAGGACATATCCTTTGAAAGTTATGTGCCTTCCGTACCCTCTTTAAGAGAACACCTTATGTTTCAACTTCATTTAACACCGGTTACAATGAGGACTAAAAGGGTATGCCAGTATATCATTGATAGTCTTGATGAAAACGGTTACCTTTCTTCAGTGAGCTTAAGCGACATTGCCATGTACCTGCATGAGAATATGTTTATTGTGGAAAAGGCATTAGGAATTGTACAGGAGTTTGATCCACCTGGAGTAGGAGCGAGAGACCTGAAGGAGTGTCTGCTTTTACAGCTTAAAGCAAAGGGTGTATTAAATGATGACATCGTGTACCTCATAGAGCACCATCTAAAAGATGTTGCGGAAAATAAACTGACTGCCATTGCAAGGAAGATGAACATAGATGTATCACAGGTACAACACATGATAGATATTTTAAAGACCCTCAACCCGAGGCCGGGTTGCAACTTTACAGGATATAACGATATGAGGTATATTGTACCCGATGCGATAATTAAAGAGGTGAGGGGTAATTTTGAGATTATTATAAATGATAGTGTTATACCAAGGCTCAGGATCAATAAATTTTACAGAGAGCTTCTTTTAAATAACAGCAGGAACTCAGAGGAATTTAAATATCTAAATGAGAAACTTCAATCAGCTTTTTGGCTCATTAAAAATATAGAGCAACGGAAGACAACCCTTTATAATGTAATCAAAGCAATTGTTGAATATCAGAGGGATTTCTTTAGCTCGGGCGTTAGTGGATTAAGACCCTTGACTTTAAAACAGATAGCAAGGACATGTGGCATACATGAATCCACAGTAAGCAGAGCAACAAATGGCAAATATGTTGACACACCCAAAGGTGTTTTTGAACTTAAATTTTTCTTTAAAAATGGTGTAAGCCATGAGGACGGAGAGGTGTCATCGGAGGTGATAAAGAACCTTATATCAGAGATAATTGCAACAGAGAGCCCTCGATCTCCACTGAGTGATCTCACCATTACTGAACTTCTTAGAGAGAGGGGAATAGATATATCGAGGAGGACTGTGGCAAAATATAGAGATGAAATGGGAATTCCATCATCAAATAGAAGGAAAAGGTTTGATTAA
- the deoC gene encoding deoxyribose-phosphate aldolase, with the protein MIDHTLLKPEASEADIKKLCDEAIGYRFHSVCVNPSYVGLARQCLENSGVKVCTVIGFPLGATTTRAKVSEAIDAVENGATELDMVLNIGMLKSKNYDRVLNDIKSVVGESKKLKEGILVKVILETCLLAKDEKVKACELALEAGADFVKTSTGFSTGGATVEDIKLMRNTVGPNVGVKASGGIRDLKTAIEMIEAGATRIGASSSVKIINEL; encoded by the coding sequence ATGATAGACCATACGCTATTGAAACCAGAGGCGAGTGAAGCTGATATTAAAAAACTTTGCGATGAAGCCATAGGGTACCGGTTTCATTCTGTCTGTGTAAATCCTTCATATGTCGGCCTGGCCAGGCAATGTTTAGAGAACTCAGGTGTGAAGGTATGTACAGTAATTGGTTTTCCACTTGGAGCTACTACCACACGGGCAAAGGTATCTGAAGCTATTGACGCTGTGGAGAATGGGGCAACTGAACTGGACATGGTCTTAAACATAGGCATGTTAAAAAGCAAGAACTATGACCGTGTGCTAAATGACATAAAAAGTGTAGTGGGAGAGTCCAAAAAACTCAAAGAGGGCATACTGGTGAAGGTAATACTTGAGACATGCCTTTTAGCCAAGGATGAGAAAGTAAAGGCCTGTGAGCTTGCTCTCGAGGCCGGGGCTGACTTTGTGAAGACAAGCACAGGTTTTTCGACCGGAGGGGCTACAGTAGAGGATATTAAACTTATGAGGAATACAGTAGGACCGAATGTAGGAGTGAAAGCATCAGGGGGAATAAGGGATTTAAAAACTGCAATAGAGATGATTGAGGCCGGGGCTACAAGAATTGGGGCAAGTTCTAGCGTAAAGATAATAAATGAGTTATAA
- a CDS encoding pyrimidine-nucleoside phosphorylase — MRMVDLIKKKRDGMKLSRKEIEYIIQGYVSGDIPDYQMSALTMAIYFRGMDDAETANLTMAMANSGEIADLSPIKGIKVDKHSTGGVADTTTLVLAPLVAACGAPVAKMSGRGLGHTGGTLDKLESIPGMKVSLTMEEFIENVNRIGLAVIGQTEDLAPADKKLYALRDVTATVDIIPLIASSIMSKKLAGGSDAIVLDVKLGDGAFMKDYESALKLAQVMVSIGENAGKRTVAVITDMNQPLGLAIGNSLEVIEACEALQGRGCRDLMDVCMFLGSHMLMLAGVAKTMEEAASRLEYALEKGMGFEKFKEMVRAQGGNPDALEDYSLLPTARIRYDIRAENDLYISKLYAEKLGLCAMRLGAGRERKEDVIDLSVGIMLNKKVGDFVKKGEVIATVHANDEERLNNVLPDILNSIETSDERVEKPKLIYAVVTKDGITSL; from the coding sequence ATGAGGATGGTAGATCTTATCAAAAAGAAAAGGGATGGTATGAAGCTAAGCAGAAAAGAGATTGAGTACATTATACAAGGATATGTATCCGGTGATATACCCGACTATCAAATGTCTGCACTTACGATGGCTATATATTTTAGAGGAATGGATGACGCTGAGACTGCAAACCTCACGATGGCTATGGCTAATTCCGGGGAGATTGCTGACCTTTCCCCCATAAAGGGGATAAAAGTGGATAAGCACAGTACCGGTGGTGTAGCTGACACCACAACCCTTGTACTGGCACCCCTTGTGGCTGCCTGCGGGGCACCTGTGGCAAAGATGTCTGGTAGAGGTCTGGGGCACACTGGAGGGACACTGGACAAGCTGGAGTCAATTCCGGGTATGAAGGTATCCCTTACTATGGAAGAGTTTATTGAGAACGTGAACAGGATTGGCCTGGCAGTGATAGGACAAACCGAAGACCTGGCCCCGGCGGATAAGAAACTCTACGCCCTGAGAGATGTCACAGCCACAGTGGATATTATACCACTTATTGCTAGTTCCATAATGAGCAAAAAGCTGGCCGGTGGTTCAGATGCCATAGTACTGGATGTAAAGCTTGGTGACGGCGCATTTATGAAAGATTATGAAAGTGCTTTAAAGCTTGCTCAAGTTATGGTGAGTATAGGGGAAAATGCTGGCAAAAGGACAGTGGCAGTGATTACTGACATGAACCAGCCATTGGGCCTGGCCATCGGAAATTCCCTTGAAGTGATCGAGGCATGCGAGGCTCTTCAAGGACGTGGATGCAGGGACCTGATGGATGTATGCATGTTCCTCGGCAGTCACATGTTGATGCTTGCCGGTGTAGCCAAAACGATGGAAGAAGCTGCGTCAAGGTTAGAATATGCCCTGGAAAAAGGTATGGGATTTGAAAAATTTAAGGAGATGGTAAGGGCACAGGGGGGCAATCCTGATGCTCTTGAAGACTATTCGCTTTTACCTACCGCAAGGATACGGTATGATATAAGGGCAGAGAATGACCTTTACATTTCGAAACTTTATGCTGAGAAACTTGGCTTGTGCGCTATGAGGCTTGGTGCAGGAAGGGAAAGAAAAGAAGACGTGATTGACCTTTCCGTAGGAATTATGCTCAATAAGAAGGTTGGAGATTTTGTGAAAAAAGGTGAGGTTATTGCCACTGTCCATGCAAATGATGAAGAAAGGTTGAACAATGTTTTGCCAGATATATTGAACTCTATAGAGACATCAGATGAACGAGTTGAAAAGCCAAAGCTCATATATGCTGTTGTGACAAAAGATGGTATAACATCTTTATAA
- a CDS encoding phosphopentomutase, whose protein sequence is MEYFKKIILIVLDSVGIGELPDAALFGDAGSDTLGHVSEITGVKLPNMQRIGLGNIKSLKSVPPIENPIGFYGKMAEKSAGKDTTTGHWEIAGVRLDRPFPTYPDGFPEEIIREFEKRIGTKTLGNKAASGTEIIKELGEEHLKTGYPIVYTSADSVFQIAAHEEIIPPQKLYEMCQTARKILTGEHAVGRVIARPFTGTPGNFVRTERRKDFSLEPIRETVLDRAISKGIDVYAVGKIEDIFAHRGITRSNHTGNNKDGIRATISFMKEIQRGIIFTNLVDFDTQYGHRNNAQGYADALREFDDAIPEIISEMHKEDLLVITADHGCDPTTTSTDHSREYVPLLVYTPSNEHGESLGIRDTFSDIAQTIAENFGLERFEHGKSFLEQIRGF, encoded by the coding sequence ATGGAGTATTTTAAGAAAATTATACTGATAGTACTGGACAGTGTAGGAATTGGAGAACTGCCAGACGCTGCACTTTTTGGTGATGCAGGTTCGGACACTTTAGGTCATGTATCAGAGATAACTGGTGTAAAGTTGCCAAATATGCAAAGGATTGGCTTGGGAAATATAAAGTCCTTAAAGAGTGTACCTCCAATTGAAAATCCTATCGGTTTTTATGGCAAAATGGCTGAGAAATCTGCGGGGAAGGATACCACAACGGGGCACTGGGAGATAGCTGGCGTCCGGCTGGATAGGCCGTTTCCGACATACCCGGATGGCTTCCCTGAAGAAATCATAAGGGAATTTGAAAAGAGGATAGGTACAAAGACACTGGGTAACAAAGCAGCTTCAGGTACTGAGATTATAAAGGAACTAGGTGAGGAACATCTTAAGACTGGATATCCAATAGTCTATACATCCGCTGACAGTGTGTTTCAGATAGCAGCCCATGAGGAAATAATACCACCCCAAAAACTCTATGAAATGTGCCAAACAGCAAGGAAAATATTAACTGGAGAACATGCGGTAGGCAGGGTTATAGCAAGACCTTTTACAGGTACTCCTGGGAACTTTGTGAGGACCGAAAGACGTAAAGACTTCTCTTTGGAGCCCATTAGAGAGACCGTACTGGATAGGGCTATATCAAAAGGAATTGATGTCTATGCTGTGGGCAAGATAGAGGACATATTTGCACATCGAGGCATAACAAGGAGCAACCATACGGGCAATAACAAGGACGGGATTAGGGCAACTATAAGTTTTATGAAAGAAATACAGAGGGGTATCATTTTTACTAATTTAGTGGATTTTGATACTCAGTACGGGCATAGAAACAATGCGCAGGGATATGCAGATGCTCTAAGAGAATTTGATGATGCAATACCGGAAATTATTTCTGAAATGCATAAAGAAGACCTTTTGGTTATAACTGCTGACCATGGATGCGACCCAACCACAACAAGTACCGACCATTCTAGGGAGTATGTACCGTTACTTGTCTATACGCCATCCAATGAGCATGGTGAGTCTTTAGGCATCAGAGATACTTTTTCCGATATAGCACAGACCATAGCTGAAAACTTTGGACTTGAAAGATTTGAGCATGGTAAGAGCTTTTTGGAGCAGATAAGGGGGTTTTGA
- a CDS encoding GntR family transcriptional regulator, whose product MIDLGLIQSDRRPLYEVALKKMEEMIRSGDWPPGYRLPSEAKLSEEFGISRMTLREAMRVLEEENLIVKQQGVGTFVKSRPVIKSGIEELYSVTKAIEREGMTAGTTDFSINVLPANEEEAKRLNIEKDSEIYRVDRVRTANGEPVVYCIDRIPVSILSDGLDSFPESLFGYLEKNFNIRIAYAISDIIPISYHPVASKKLGLGKNHALLLLEQVHYDQNNRAILYSSNFFKPDKFRFYVVRKRV is encoded by the coding sequence GTGATAGATTTGGGTTTAATACAGAGCGATAGAAGGCCCCTATATGAAGTAGCTTTAAAAAAAATGGAGGAAATGATTAGAAGCGGGGACTGGCCTCCAGGGTATAGATTGCCATCAGAAGCAAAGCTTTCCGAAGAGTTTGGAATAAGCCGCATGACATTAAGGGAAGCTATGAGGGTGCTTGAAGAGGAAAACCTCATTGTAAAACAGCAGGGAGTGGGTACTTTTGTAAAGAGCAGGCCAGTTATAAAGAGTGGGATAGAGGAACTCTATAGTGTTACTAAAGCCATAGAAAGAGAAGGGATGACGGCAGGGACCACTGATTTTTCTATAAACGTACTTCCTGCAAATGAGGAAGAAGCAAAAAGGTTAAATATAGAAAAGGACAGTGAGATATACAGGGTGGATAGGGTAAGGACAGCTAACGGGGAACCTGTTGTATACTGCATAGATAGAATTCCTGTAAGTATACTTAGTGATGGATTGGATAGTTTTCCCGAGTCATTGTTTGGTTATTTGGAAAAAAATTTTAATATTAGGATTGCCTATGCCATTTCTGATATAATACCAATCAGCTATCATCCCGTGGCTTCAAAAAAATTAGGACTCGGCAAAAATCATGCATTATTGCTTCTGGAGCAGGTACACTATGATCAGAATAACCGAGCAATTCTTTATTCGTCTAACTTCTTTAAACCAGACAAGTTCCGATTTTATGTTGTTAGAAAAAGGGTTTGA
- a CDS encoding ABC transporter permease has translation MDTIYFLVQQMMYFSIPLLIVALGGMFSEHSGVINIALEGIMIMGAFTGVLFINMFQTIISGQPILIIAIIISAVTGIILSLAHAYAAINMKADQIISGTAINMFAPAFAIYVARMIRTVQQIPFINQFRIEKVPVLGDIPVLGGLFFKNAYITTYLGFAILIISWVVLYKTRFGLRLRACGEHPQAADSVGINVYRMRYMGVMISGALAGIGGLVFVIPTSTNFNASVAGYGFLALAVLIFGQWDPFKILLASFFFGLMKTIASAYSGIPVLASLNLPSEVYKMVPYIATLVVLAFTSKNSKAPKAEGIPYDKGSR, from the coding sequence GTGGATACTATATATTTTCTTGTGCAGCAGATGATGTACTTCTCAATTCCACTGTTGATTGTTGCACTTGGTGGAATGTTTTCTGAGCACAGTGGTGTTATAAATATTGCACTTGAGGGCATTATGATCATGGGTGCCTTTACCGGTGTTTTATTTATTAATATGTTTCAAACAATCATTTCGGGGCAGCCAATACTTATAATTGCCATTATTATCTCAGCAGTAACAGGGATTATTTTGTCCCTTGCACATGCATATGCTGCAATCAATATGAAGGCAGATCAAATCATCAGTGGCACCGCAATCAATATGTTTGCGCCTGCATTTGCAATTTATGTGGCACGTATGATCCGCACAGTTCAGCAGATTCCATTTATAAATCAGTTCCGGATAGAAAAAGTACCTGTGCTTGGAGATATCCCAGTGTTGGGCGGCCTGTTTTTTAAGAACGCTTATATCACCACCTATCTTGGTTTTGCTATTCTTATAATTTCGTGGGTGGTTTTATATAAGACGAGGTTTGGCTTGCGCCTTCGTGCATGCGGTGAACATCCACAGGCTGCAGATTCAGTAGGTATTAACGTATACAGGATGCGCTACATGGGCGTTATGATATCAGGAGCACTTGCAGGTATTGGTGGGCTTGTATTTGTCATTCCAACGTCCACAAACTTTAATGCATCAGTTGCAGGTTATGGGTTTCTTGCTCTTGCTGTGTTGATTTTCGGACAATGGGATCCATTTAAGATTCTACTGGCATCGTTCTTTTTTGGGCTGATGAAGACTATTGCATCAGCATACTCAGGCATACCGGTCCTTGCTTCACTGAATTTACCAAGTGAGGTATATAAGATGGTTCCATATATTGCTACGTTAGTAGTTTTAGCCTTTACTTCTAAAAACTCAAAAGCGCCAAAGGCTGAAGGTATTCCTTATGATAAGGGTTCACGATAA
- a CDS encoding ABC transporter permease, with the protein MSTAIKRFLSKESVANVASSLIAIIVGLIVGFIIILVSNPQQALNGFNAILFGGVTDMKNLGQVLYLATPIILTGLSVGFANKTGQFNIGASGQFIVGAFAAVYVGVKWTFLPGALHWCVALIMAMLAGALWGLLPGILKAFYNVNVVISCIMMNYIGMYMVNILVVNTVFDSLKNQSQRVAETAIIPKMGLDKIFRAGNSSSSVNAGIFIAIIAGIIIYIILEKTQFGFELKACGLNPDAAKYAGINERRCIIFSMMIAGALSGLGGALLYLAGSGKGIEVLDTLAQEGFNGIPVALLGQGNPIGIIFAGIFVAYLTVGGFNMQLYDFVPQVTEIITAVIIYFSAFALLFKNFIQSRYGDGVEHKSEAMPVQAGQQGGD; encoded by the coding sequence ATGAGCACAGCAATAAAGCGGTTTTTAAGCAAAGAAAGTGTAGCAAATGTTGCTTCTTCATTAATAGCAATTATTGTGGGACTTATAGTTGGCTTTATTATTATATTGGTAAGCAATCCACAACAGGCCCTGAATGGTTTTAATGCAATCTTGTTTGGTGGCGTCACAGACATGAAAAATCTAGGACAGGTATTATACCTGGCCACACCGATTATTTTAACTGGACTTTCGGTTGGTTTTGCAAACAAGACCGGACAATTTAATATTGGTGCATCAGGTCAGTTTATTGTAGGAGCCTTTGCTGCCGTTTATGTTGGTGTAAAGTGGACGTTCCTTCCTGGAGCATTACACTGGTGTGTAGCACTAATTATGGCTATGTTGGCAGGAGCATTATGGGGATTACTTCCAGGAATTTTAAAGGCATTTTACAATGTCAATGTGGTTATCTCGTGTATTATGATGAATTATATAGGTATGTACATGGTCAATATTCTTGTAGTCAATACAGTCTTTGATTCTTTAAAAAATCAGTCCCAGCGTGTTGCCGAAACTGCCATTATACCAAAGATGGGGCTGGACAAGATTTTCCGAGCTGGTAACAGTTCGTCAAGCGTCAATGCCGGCATTTTTATTGCTATTATTGCAGGGATTATAATTTATATTATTTTGGAGAAGACACAGTTTGGATTTGAATTGAAAGCCTGTGGTTTAAATCCTGATGCGGCTAAATATGCAGGCATCAATGAACGTCGTTGTATTATCTTTTCAATGATGATTGCGGGTGCACTCTCCGGATTGGGTGGTGCATTGCTTTATCTTGCCGGTTCTGGCAAGGGCATTGAGGTTCTTGACACACTTGCGCAGGAGGGCTTCAACGGCATTCCTGTTGCTCTGCTTGGACAGGGCAACCCGATTGGTATAATCTTTGCTGGTATATTTGTGGCATACCTCACGGTTGGGGGGTTTAATATGCAGTTGTATGACTTTGTGCCTCAGGTTACTGAAATCATAACAGCGGTGATAATCTATTTCAGTGCCTTTGCGTTGTTATTTAAGAATTTTATTCAATCACGTTATGGGGATGGCGTTGAACACAAAAGTGAAGCTATGCCGGTTCAGGCAGGACAGCAGGGAGGGGATTAA
- a CDS encoding ABC transporter ATP-binding protein encodes MCNITKRFPGVIANDNVTLQLKKGEIHALLGENGAGKSTLMSILFGMYQPDEGVIKKNGQVVKINNPNDANRLGIGMVHQHFKLVQNFTVLENIILGVETTRHGILKMDKARAQVIELSERYGLKVDPDALIEDITVGMQQRVEILKMLYRNNEILIFDEPTAVLTPQEIDELMMIMKGLVKEGKSILFITHKLNEIKAVADRCTVLRKGKCIGTVDVESTTKEELSEMMVGRKVDLIVEKEEKSAGDVILEVENLTVKSRVTGKNVVNNVSFNVRAGEIVCIAGIDGNGQSELVYALTGLIRSSSGKIKLNGKDITDDSIRQRNIGGIGHIPEDRQRYGLVLDYNLAYNLVLQSYFTPRFQSHGFLKYDEIYRYADELIEKFDIRCGQGAKTIARSMSGGNQQKAIIAREIDRDPELLIAVQPTRGLDVGAVEYIYKKLIAERDAGKGILLISLELDEVMNVSDRILVIYEGEIVAELDPKTTTMQELGLFMSGSKRGIVA; translated from the coding sequence ATGTGTAACATCACCAAAAGATTCCCTGGTGTCATCGCTAACGATAACGTGACTCTTCAATTGAAAAAGGGAGAAATCCATGCCCTTCTTGGCGAGAACGGAGCAGGGAAATCGACACTTATGAGCATTCTTTTTGGCATGTACCAACCAGACGAGGGCGTTATCAAGAAAAATGGTCAGGTAGTAAAGATTAACAATCCCAATGATGCAAATCGCCTTGGTATTGGGATGGTACACCAGCATTTCAAATTGGTACAGAATTTTACAGTACTTGAAAACATCATTTTAGGTGTTGAAACTACACGGCACGGAATTCTCAAAATGGATAAGGCACGTGCGCAGGTTATTGAATTATCTGAGCGATATGGTCTCAAGGTAGATCCCGATGCACTTATTGAAGATATTACAGTTGGTATGCAGCAGAGGGTTGAAATCCTCAAAATGCTCTACCGTAATAATGAGATATTAATTTTTGACGAGCCGACGGCGGTATTAACTCCACAAGAAATTGATGAATTGATGATGATAATGAAGGGATTGGTAAAGGAAGGCAAATCAATTTTGTTTATCACTCATAAGCTAAATGAAATTAAGGCTGTTGCTGACCGCTGTACTGTATTGCGTAAAGGCAAATGTATTGGCACTGTGGATGTTGAAAGCACCACAAAAGAAGAACTCTCTGAAATGATGGTCGGGCGCAAGGTTGACCTTATAGTGGAAAAAGAGGAAAAGAGTGCAGGAGACGTTATTCTGGAAGTAGAGAATTTAACGGTTAAAAGCAGGGTGACCGGTAAAAATGTGGTAAACAATGTGTCATTTAATGTACGTGCCGGAGAAATTGTATGCATTGCAGGGATTGACGGGAATGGGCAGTCAGAACTTGTTTATGCTTTGACTGGACTGATTCGTTCCTCAAGTGGGAAAATTAAGCTTAATGGAAAGGATATAACCGATGATTCAATTCGTCAGCGCAACATTGGCGGCATAGGACATATTCCTGAAGATAGGCAGCGTTATGGATTGGTGCTTGATTACAATCTTGCATACAATCTTGTTCTACAAAGTTATTTTACACCACGCTTTCAAAGCCATGGTTTTTTGAAGTATGATGAAATATATAGATATGCTGATGAACTAATAGAAAAGTTCGATATCCGTTGCGGACAGGGTGCGAAGACAATTGCTCGCAGCATGTCTGGAGGCAATCAACAAAAAGCGATTATAGCACGCGAGATAGACCGTGACCCTGAATTATTGATTGCAGTACAGCCTACCCGTGGATTGGATGTAGGTGCAGTTGAGTATATATACAAAAAACTTATCGCTGAACGCGATGCAGGCAAAGGTATTCTTCTTATATCATTGGAATTAGATGAGGTCATGAATGTTAGCGACCGTATTCTCGTGATTTATGAAGGTGAGATTGTAGCAGAACTTGATCCAAAGACTACAACAATGCAGGAGCTTGGCCTATTTATGTCGGGCTCGAAAAGGGGTATAGTTGCATGA